In Helicobacter sp. MIT 99-5507, the sequence TGCATCTATTAAATTAACACTGCATGAAGCAGAGATCTTAATAAGAAAACATCAATTGCAATTACAAAGGGCACTTGGAAATATAGATATTTTAACAGAAGAAATGAATACAATGAAAAATGAGATAAAAGTCTTAAAACAACGCAATTCTCAATATAAAATTGAAAGTGATAAATATAAAACAAAAATAAGAGATTTAGAGCAAAAAATAGAAGCTTTATTATAAGTTTAAAGGAAGTATATGAATCTAGAAATATTACAAAATGAGTTAAGTGGGACTATTAGAACCGTGCCTGATTTTCCAAAACCTGGCATTCAATTTAAAGATATAACAACTTTGATAAATAATGCAAAAGCATTCAATATGCTTATGGAATTTTTAGAAGAAAGATATAAAAAAAATGATTTAGATTTTATTGCTGGTATTGAGAGTAGAGGATTTATATTTGGTGCGGCTCTTGCTACTAGATTGAAAAAAGGTTTTGTTCCTATTAGAAAAAAAGGCAAGCTTCCATTTACTAGTGTTGCCGAAAAATATGTATTAGAATATGGATTTGATGAAGTTGAGATTCATATTGATGCATTTAGGGATATACAAAAAGCAAAAGTATTGCTTATTGATGACTTGATAGCTACAGGTGGCACAGCAGAAGCTAGTGTAAAACTCATCAATTCAATAGGTGGTAATTGTGTAGAAGCATGCTTTTTATTAAGGTTATTAGACTTTGATGCAGTTGATAAAATAAAACAATATACAAAAGTTTTTACTATTTTAGATATTTAAGATTGTATGGGTATGGAAGCGTATATTATTGATTTATGGAATACTTATGTATCTGATTGGGGCTATCTTATACTTTTTTTATGGAGTATATTAGAAGGCGAATTAGGACTTATATTTGCAGGTCTTGCAGCACATACCGGGCATCTAAATGTATTTTTAGCTATTTTTATAGCTGGACTTGGTGGATTTGTAGGTGATCAGATATATTTTTATATTGGTAGATTTAATAAAGCATACATACAAAAGCGATTTAAAAATCAAAGACGAAAACTTGCCTTTGCTCATTTATTATTACAAAAATATGGCTGGCCTATAATATTTATACAAAGATATATGTATGGTATGAGGACTGTTATACCAATTAGTATAGGACTTACTAGATATAGTGCATTAAAATTTGCAATTATTAATCTTATCAGTGCTTGGGTTTGGGCTGCTGTAACTATCATCTTAGCATATATTTTTGGTGACTATATATTGCAGCTTTTAGAATGGTTTAAAAATAAACCATATATTTTTATTGCATTACTTATTGTTTTTGCTGGCGGGATATTTTATTATTTCGAGATTCAAACAAAAAAAGTAGATAAAAAAATAGAACAATTACAAAAAAGTTTAAAGGAGAAACCAAATGAGTCTTAATATCAAATTTACAAAAGATGATGATGTTAAAAGTGATATAGAAATAGTATTTATTGATCAAAATTTATTTAAAAAACTTCCAAAATCTAAGACTAGTATTTTATCGCTACAAAGTTTTAGTGCTAAAGATGGAGAAGCAGTATTTTTACAAAGTGATAAGATTCTGTATTATGGGACTATTTTAGATGATATAGATTCTATTCGTGAGGCTGCAGCAAAAGCGATTCGTATCGTAAAAAAATACGATATAAAATCACTAAAAATAAAAGGATTTGAAAATAGTGATTTTAATTATGCGTTATTTATTGGGATTTTACTTGGTGATTATGAATTTATCGATTATAAAAGCAAGATTACAAAAACAACTCTAACAGATATTTTTATCATTACAAAAAAAGATTATAAAAGTGAATTACATAAAGCGATGATAGTTGCAAATAGCACAAATTTGGCAAGAAATATTGTAAATACTCCACCACAAGATTGCACTCCAATTGTATTAGCAGATATTGCAAAAAAAATAGCAAAAGATTTTATGTTAGATTATAAAATTGGTGATGTAAAATTTTTACAAAAAGAAAAAATGGAGCTTATATTGTCTGTTGCTAGGGCAAGCACGCATGAGCCACGATTTATAGAGCTTATATATAAACCAAAAAAAACTAAAAAAAGAATAGTTTTAGTAGGAAAAGGGCTTACTTATGATAGTGGAGGACTTAGCCTAAAACCTGCTGATTATATGACTACAATGAAAGCTGATAAAGGTGGGGGCTGTGCAGTGCTTGGTGTAATGCAAGCTATTGCAGGATTAAAGCCAGATATTGAAGTAGTCGGAATTATTGGTGCTACAGAAAATATGATAGGCGGTAATGCTTATAAACCAGATGATATTCTAAGATCAAGAGAAGGTATAACAATAGAAGTTAAAAACACTGATGCAGAGGGTAGATTGGTGCTTGCTGATTGCTTATCTTATGCACAAGATTTAAAGCCAGATTTTATTATAGATTTAGCTACGCTAACAGGTGCTTGTGTAGTGGGACTTGGTGAATATACAAGCGGAATTATGGGCTATAACAAAAAATTAAATATAGAATTTGAAAAAGTCGCAAGTAAAAGTGGCGAGCTAACCGCTATATTGCCATTTAATAAGCACTTAGAAAAATTAATAGATTCTAAAAATGCTGATATATCAAATGTATCATCTACGCGTTATGGCGGTGCATTGACAGCAGGAATATTTTTAGGAAGATTTATAAGAGAAGAATATAAAGATAAGTGGATTCACTTAGATATTGCAGGACCGGCATTTGTAGAAAAAGAATGGGATGTTAATAGTTTTGGTGCAAGTGGTATTGGTGTAAGAAGTGTCATTGATTTTATCTTAAAGGTTGCAAATGGGGCTTAGTGTAGGAATTATAGGATTGCCAAATGTTGGCAAATCAACTACATTTAATGTACTTACAAAGACACAGAATGCACAAAGTGCTAATTATCCATTTTGCACTATCGAGCCAAATAAAGCTGTCGTTCCAGTGCCAGATTCTAGGCTAGGCGATATTGCAAAGATAATAAATCCACAAAAGATTCTGCATTCTGTAATTGAATTTGTTGATATTGCAGGGCTTGTAAAAGGTGCTTCAAAAGGCGAGGGCTTAGGAAATCAGTTTTTAGCAAATATCAAAGAAGCAGATGCACTTTTACATATTGTGCGTTGTTTTGAAGATTCTAATATCACGCATGTTGAAGGCAGAATAGATCCCATAAAAGATATAGAGATTATAGAGTTAGAATTGCTTTTTGCAGATTTGCAGACTTTGGAAAAAAGGATTGAGCGATTAAATCGTGCTTCAAAATCTAGCAAAGATTCTGCTAAATCTTTGCAAATGGCTTTAGCACTAAAAAAGCATTTAGAAGAAAATAAACCAATTAGAATCTTTGAAAATAAAGATGATGAAGAGTTTATAGCTCTAAATAAAGAGCTTAGATTTTTAAGTAACAAAGAGCTAATTTATGGTGCAAATGTAGATGAAAGTATGGATAATAAATATTTAGATTCTCTTAAAGAATATGCTTCTAAGAATGCAAGTGAGGTTATTACAATTTGCTCAAAACTTGAGGAAGAGATGATTGAAATGAGCGATGAAGAGAGAGCAGAGTTTTTAGAGAGTATTGGTATAAAAGAAAATGGGCTAGAGCAAATTATAAAAACTAGCTTTAAGAAACTAAATCTTATAAGCTATTTTACCGCTGGAGTAAAAGAAGTTCGCTCTTGGACTATTCCTGCTGGTGCTACTGCTCCACAAGCTGCTGGCGTGATACATAATGACTTTGAAAAAGGTTTTATTAAAGCTGAAATAATTGCTTATGATGACTTTATTAAATATGGCGGAGAACAAAAATCAAAAGAAGCCGGAGCTATGAGAATAGAAGGTAAAGAATACATTATGAAAGATGGCGATATAGCACATTTTAGGTTTAATGTATAAAAGTAGATTTTATATCGATATCGGCGCAAATGATGGTATAACCCTTAGTAATACATATCTACTAGAAAAGCTCGGATGGAGAGGAATCTGCATAGAAGCAAATAAGGATATTTTCACTTTACTAAAGAAAATGCTATTGTTACAATGTAGCATTTACAGATAGCGATAAAGAAGTGCTATTTTTGAAAGTAAATGGTGAAAATAATATGCTAAGTGGAATAATAGAATCTGACCTAGAGAGCAAATTCTCACAAAATAATCTCTACATAAAAAATAATCACAAAATAGATGATAGCGAAGTGGTAAAAGTCCAAGGAATGAGTTTTGATAGTGTTATGAAAAATCACAATATCGATATTATTGATTATATATCTATTGATGTTGAAGGCAGGGAGCTAAAAATATTAGAGGCAATTGATTTTGAAAAATATAAAATTTTATTGCTTACGATA encodes:
- a CDS encoding adenine phosphoribosyltransferase, which produces MNLEILQNELSGTIRTVPDFPKPGIQFKDITTLINNAKAFNMLMEFLEERYKKNDLDFIAGIESRGFIFGAALATRLKKGFVPIRKKGKLPFTSVAEKYVLEYGFDEVEIHIDAFRDIQKAKVLLIDDLIATGGTAEASVKLINSIGGNCVEACFLLRLLDFDAVDKIKQYTKVFTILDI
- a CDS encoding DedA family protein, producing MEAYIIDLWNTYVSDWGYLILFLWSILEGELGLIFAGLAAHTGHLNVFLAIFIAGLGGFVGDQIYFYIGRFNKAYIQKRFKNQRRKLAFAHLLLQKYGWPIIFIQRYMYGMRTVIPISIGLTRYSALKFAIINLISAWVWAAVTIILAYIFGDYILQLLEWFKNKPYIFIALLIVFAGGIFYYFEIQTKKVDKKIEQLQKSLKEKPNES
- a CDS encoding leucyl aminopeptidase; this translates as MSLNIKFTKDDDVKSDIEIVFIDQNLFKKLPKSKTSILSLQSFSAKDGEAVFLQSDKILYYGTILDDIDSIREAAAKAIRIVKKYDIKSLKIKGFENSDFNYALFIGILLGDYEFIDYKSKITKTTLTDIFIITKKDYKSELHKAMIVANSTNLARNIVNTPPQDCTPIVLADIAKKIAKDFMLDYKIGDVKFLQKEKMELILSVARASTHEPRFIELIYKPKKTKKRIVLVGKGLTYDSGGLSLKPADYMTTMKADKGGGCAVLGVMQAIAGLKPDIEVVGIIGATENMIGGNAYKPDDILRSREGITIEVKNTDAEGRLVLADCLSYAQDLKPDFIIDLATLTGACVVGLGEYTSGIMGYNKKLNIEFEKVASKSGELTAILPFNKHLEKLIDSKNADISNVSSTRYGGALTAGIFLGRFIREEYKDKWIHLDIAGPAFVEKEWDVNSFGASGIGVRSVIDFILKVANGA
- the ychF gene encoding redox-regulated ATPase YchF produces the protein MGLSVGIIGLPNVGKSTTFNVLTKTQNAQSANYPFCTIEPNKAVVPVPDSRLGDIAKIINPQKILHSVIEFVDIAGLVKGASKGEGLGNQFLANIKEADALLHIVRCFEDSNITHVEGRIDPIKDIEIIELELLFADLQTLEKRIERLNRASKSSKDSAKSLQMALALKKHLEENKPIRIFENKDDEEFIALNKELRFLSNKELIYGANVDESMDNKYLDSLKEYASKNASEVITICSKLEEEMIEMSDEERAEFLESIGIKENGLEQIIKTSFKKLNLISYFTAGVKEVRSWTIPAGATAPQAAGVIHNDFEKGFIKAEIIAYDDFIKYGGEQKSKEAGAMRIEGKEYIMKDGDIAHFRFNV
- a CDS encoding FkbM family methyltransferase; the encoded protein is MKVNGENNMLSGIIESDLESKFSQNNLYIKNNHKIDDSEVVKVQGMSFDSVMKNHNIDIIDYISIDVEGRELKILEAIDFEKYKILLLTIENNNKKDRTIRDFMQSRGYKCIKRLTQDEVYARADSL